The genomic region aaaaaaaagtttaaataaaataaagttactaTGATTTCAGatggatcatgtgagactgaagactggacttTAAACttgatgctaaaaattcaccTTTGCAATCACAAGAATcagttacatttaatataaaacagttatttgaaactgaaaaaaaaatgtcataaatattagataaattattaatgttaattttgtAGCTGTAGATATCAGACAACCCACAGATTTCATGTGTGGTCGAGTCCAGCGACTGATACAATGACACAAGACAATTGAAGACAAGTTTAAATGAGGTcacataatttaatttcattgcaTTTCAATAAATGCATCGAGCTACAGTAGAAGCATGAACAGCTGCGACAAGGCAAATGACCCCACATGGTCCGGGAGATGAACAAACCCCATCTCAGACTTCATTTTAACAGACTTTCTCCCGTCTAGCACCGCTGAAAGCAAATGATCTGTGACATGCACAAACGGCAAAGACAGGCTGAGCACTTGCCCTGTTTTCACAAGTATTTACAGCTCTCCTTGTCTACTTGGTTTTGGTCATGTGGAGAACACTGTGGCACTTCAAAAAATCTGATTCTTCATcaatatttgttttactttttttcctaACTAAAAACAccttatatatataacatatatataacatcaagagagtttgtgtgtgtgtatatatatatacaccccattggccaatttttttttaattgttttaagcaAAACCCACCCCAAACTGTTagatttatgtttaaaaatatattctttttaaatactgatgaagaaaatgttttatttgcagTGATAAATTATGCAAAAAAGCAACAGGCAAGACTGATATTGAAAAATTTGCCACATCTCATATCGTACCCCACTGAAAAACAACATAGCAACTCGTATGCTTTAAGTGCAAGGAAAAGCCTTGATATAAAATGTATACGTAACACATTGAGAATTCTCTGTTTAAATATCAGTACATACATTAAACACTAATTTGCATTTATACAGACATTTGTTTATCATCTTGGAATTTTTAACATTGTTTATGTACACAAGAGGATACATGACAGCTCAAGGACACATTTGGTTGGATCACAAGAAGAAATACGAGTGACATTCGTGCCTCTGTCTTCCTTCAGGAGTTTTCCATCATCTAAAACTCAATGTTCATTCatgtaattcattcattcaaaactcTTGACAACCACAATTGTCAAGAGTTCCTCTTGCTGTTCACTCTCAGGTCATTACTCAGAGTCACCTTCTTTTCATTTTGACAAACATCTCACCTTAACATCCAAACTGCATCATCCCATCATCCCTTTTCATGATCCAACTGGTTCAATCCAAAAACTGGTCCACCTTCAGTTCTGAAAATTTTGGCTCAGTGGGCTTCACTCAACGTGTCGAACTTTTGCACCGAATGTGCAAAGATGCTGTGAAGGTTGATTAAGTCACGTTCTGTCTGAACTCAAGCCCATGCAATGTAACACGACTGGTTGTTGAGAAATGTTAATGGCTCACTGGATCCAGATGGTGTTGGCTCTGTCGGGCCGTCGCGGTTCTGCGGTCAGGTCTCCGAAGGTGGAAAAGAACTGCTCCATCTCTTTCTGCAACATCTCGTTTCTCTTTTCAGCGTCATCCTTGGCTCGCTCTGCGTTTCTCAGCTTGATCTCCACCATGGTGTATTTCTTCTTCTCCTGGTCAATCTCTTCGTGTAGATTCGCCATCACCGTCTCCAACTCTAGATTCCGAAGTTCCAGACTAGAGGGAAGATGGGAAAAGGTGGATGAATACACCTTTTAATACTGTGATAGTTTAACAAGACGGTGTGATTTAGGTAAAAGTTAATTCTATCGTCGggcaccaataaataaataaaaacttgtacAATCTTGTACAAACTTGTTGTACAATCATTGTGAGGAACAGATAAATTCATTTAATCACTGAAAATCTtctggtctgttttttttttttttttaaataagtaaaaatatttttattttgttaaaagtattttttttcttcagtttaataaaaaatatatttttaaatatataatttttattttattttattaaaaataagtattttcacccaattatattaaaaaataagtattttcccccattttattaaaaataagtacaaaatattttgttcattttattaaaaataactaaataaataaataataaaaaaattattttgtaattacatttacataattacacttttattattattattattattattttaatttttatttatttttattttaggtgaCTCTATtccattgatttttattttattttttattcctctttatatagctaggttaattattttatttctgatgaagaaaattgAAGAAAAAATTGGTGAAGAATGAaatttgtttttgcagtgataCATTATCCAAAAAAGCAACAGGGAAGAAAGAACAATGGTCAAATATTTTCCACATCTTATGTTCACGCCAtactgagcgtgtgtgtgtgtctgagtttatgtaattttttttgtttgttttagtttcttttatttattttgttggtttttccctcattttatttaaattttctccTATCGTTTccttataaattacataaatgcaaACTGATTTGTTGTAAGAAGGAATGCGGGTAGCAAACATTCAGAGATTTTCCATgagattttcatttgttttattttctactCATGTTTAATGTCACTAAAACTCTGAAAGgtaaatttttggttgaacatGACTCTTACCTCTTAATTCTTGCCTCGTATTCACTCTTCTGCTTGAGCATTTCCTGTTTGAGACTGGCCACCAGGCTATGCAGTGCACTGTGGTTGGTCGGTCCATTTGTAATGGCAAAGGTTTCGCTGTTATCGCTGCTGCTGGTTCCTCTGCTTCCCCGGCCTCCATTGTTACTGGTCCGCTGCTCCCTATCATCAACCGCCGGTCCGCTGTCCGCCTGTACTGGCCCATCCAACAAAGGATCCTCAAAGTTGTTGCCAAAGAAGTCCTGCTCTGGGCACGTGGTTGTGGAGGAGCGGCAAGAAGTCGAGTTTCCGGGAAGGGAGATCTCGCAAGACGAGGTGGACCATGTGGCGCTATCCAAGCTCTGTTTGTCCTCACAGCTGCTGCTCAAACAGGGCTGTGTCATCTGCTGTTGATGGATGTGGACGTTGTCGTACGTGGACAGGCGGTTCTGCTGGTGCTCTGCGTCTCGACTTTTAGCCTCGCGCATCGTGGCATGACCGTTGGGAACCCATAGTCCATTCCGTCCATTTAGAGTCCCATTTGTCACGTCTGTGCTGGATACGCCCATTCGAACGATGCTATTCTGGACGCCCATTTTGGTGCCCGAGCCTTTTATCGCACCCGTCCGACGGGCATGAAGGGTTCCCATGTTTGCTAGAGCCTGACTTTTCTCCTGATTGGTGTCACCTAAGGATGACGATGACGAGCTGAATGATCCGTTGGTGACAATCCCGCTCCCTTTGCAAAACGCTGGGTTCTTTTTCACTGCTAGTGGCGGACTGCGGGCCACCTCAAAACGCTGTCCTGTAAAACCATTACGTGGGCTGCCCGAACGGGGAGAGCCGTTGTCCAGAGGAACCCGGCTGGGTGATTCTGGTGCGTCCCAAGTGCACTGTCGCACACCACTGGTGTTATTGTTCTCTTTGTTTTGTAGCTGACCATTCGTAGGTCGTTTCTGAGTctcattgttgttattattaaccagTTCCAGGGTGCTACTGTGGTCCTCATCGGGTGGGAAAAGAACATCATGCTGACCGATCAGAGCAGCCATCAGCTGCTGAACCAGTGCTGTGCCTGCACATGACAAACAGATCActcaaacactgaaaaaaaatcatgattcagAGATTTCAGAGAGATATGGACCTACCTTCCATTATAGTCACTGGGTCCTCAACCTTTGGCCTCAGAATATTTGGCCCAAAGACTGTAGCCAGATTCTGTACACTCATTTTATTCACACCTGAGTAGGACTGAACTTCATCCAAAAACCTGGACAAGAAAGAAGGGTCGTAACATTACAGCTTCAGAGATTTCAGAAACTGTATGTACAAAGTTGAATGTGtagagaaaaaaatgtaattagataATCCATAATAGGAACTGAAAATCAAGTGGtgggcctatttatttatttacaaatgataCTTGATCGATGCACATAACAAAATTGATAACAAATGAATGAGAAGCTTGagacctgtgcaaaaaaaaacttaaacgtaAAATTAATTTCatgcaattaaaataacacaaaagtAATTTAACATAAGATCACAAGCAAGTTTTTTTTCAAACACAGTTACTTATTTAATTCCTGAATGCATCAGCGTTTTGGAATGAAGCGACTGAGTGAACagactcaatgactcactcaaagACAGTCACTTTTTTCCTGATTCCCAAATGAatcaatgtttttgaatgaaattactCAATGGATTGATTCAGGGACTCACAGACAGCCACTTATTTTGTTCCTGAATGCatcaatgtttttgaatgaatcaactgtgtgACTCACTTTATCCTGCAGAGTcactaaaaaaaaatcccaccacAAGTGCACAGAACTATGACATTTTGTGATAAGCCACAACTGAATGGAATAGAATACAAAATCACCTACTTGCATATGTATTTAAGCAGATTGTAGTTTACTGTAGGTAGACCTTCTACTTGCTTTCTTAATTCCTTCATTccctgcacaaaaacagatgaaaaaaaagaaataaaaatgaaaaacaaatcttggataaaaagaaatgcaaatcagtgttgggggtaacggaTTACAAGTAACGCAATAAAAAGTAACGTAATTcgtttttagggagtaacgcaatattgtaatgcattacttttaaaagtaactttccccaacactgatgcaAATGTATGCATTAGTTTAAACTGATTATagtaattcaattttaaatgatctGGACTAATATACATGATTAAAACACGCATTGATTCAAAAGACATTTTAACTTGTCCCATTGCTTTTAAAAGTCTGTTGAACTCTTCCTAATTGACTTTAAATATTCATAATGCAATTAATTTCATTATTACTACAGTACCCTATCTGTCTAGGCATGGTTCAGTGAGTTTAACAATTGATGATGGTCTAGATTAAATGATGCGCTCCATTCCAGATCTGTTTTTATCATGGTCGATATGTCTTTTCCATGCAGGCTCTCTCTGATGAAAATGACTTTACTGCACCACATTGAAAGCTATTTCTCAAAAACAAATGGATCTAGTAAAGCCTTCTGCTTCATTTGACATGGTACCACGATTCTTTACGTGTACCGCACTCGAGGGACTTTCAAAGGCATGAATTTCAATTAAAATCTCAGGGCAGTAAATTTAATTCAGTGTTGCAAGACACAGATTCTATCCTGAAACAATTCAAAAGGCACTGGCTGGACACACCAGTTATTCAAGCGAGGTAAAAGTTTAACTTGAAAGTCAGAATAAGGCTGTTTCCGTTCCTCAGGGTCAGCGAAAGTGAGGCACTGAAGTATGCGAGATGAAAGACGACTGCAGGAGAATAATGAGATGAGTCATATGCCATTCTCTCGGCCTTCTGGTGGGAACCAAACTCAAACAAAAGGTAAGAAATAGCAAGAGCCAAAAAGTTCAACAATATTTTGAGTCTACAGTGAGGTTCATATATATAACattctttttattaataaaatttcattttattcagtCTGTTAACTTTATGAATAGTGTAGCTTAGTTAAAGATCTGGGCTGTTAACCCACGTCTTGTAAAatactaaatgaaaaacaacaacagaaccaGAGCTACAGTCCCTTAGTTCAGGCCTAATttgccttattttattttaatatccctCTTTAAACAGTCAACTTTATGTAAACTTGTTGAGAAACTTAGTTCAtctttcaattgatcaaaagtgacaataattataatgttacaaaaaaattctgtttcaaataaatgctgtaacttTAAACATTCTATTAATCAAGTTTAATCAAGTatcctaaataaaagtattacaaaaataccctttttgcacaaaaatattaagcagctcaatatttgtttattctttagctgcaaatcagaatattagaatgatttctgaaggatgatgtcacactggattaatgatgctgaaaattcagctttgcattacaggaataaattacatttcaaaatataataaaatacaaaatatatattttttagattctaataatatttcacaattttactgtttttactgcatttttgattaaataaaggcatgcttgatgagcataagaagcaccaccattaaaaaaacattacccACCCCAAACAAACACTGTAGTATATACATATGATAACTTCCATTATTAATGACAGAAAACTACTGCACCCTTGAATAAAAAGACATGCTACCACCAAAAAGTATATAGAACAGGACTGTTTGCTTGCAATGTGCTGGTCAACAAGAATCAACTCACTGCATCCTGGTCTTTGCTGAGGAGTTTGGTGCAGGCCAGAAACTCTTCGTATTTACAGAACGGGATGACTGGCTCAGGCAGCTCTCTTAAATACAGCTTCAACAATGATGCCACGGTGTGAACGTCTGTGTTACTGCAGAGAAAGAGGGAAAGAATAGGCATATCAATATAAAAGATCATAAATGACTCATGGAATGAAAATCTAGAAGCATAAAGTGACTAAAAACAGTGTAGGATACTTTAAATTACAGATTGTTGGCATCCCTGTGTCGGTATCCCAGTGAATGTAATGATGAGTAACAAGAAGCTGGTACtactgtacaacccgaattccggaaaagttgggacgttttttaaattttaataaaatgaaaactaaaggaatttcaaatcacatgagccaatattttattcacaatagaacatagataacgtagcaaatgtttaaactgagaaattttacacttttatccacttaattagctcatttaaaatttaatgcctgctacaggtctcaaaaaagttggcacgggggcaacaaatggctaaaaaagcaagcagttttgaaaagattcagctgggagaacatctagtgattaattaagttaattgatatcaggtctgtaacatgattagctataaaagctttgtcttagagaagcagagtctctcagaagtaaagatgggcagaggctctccaatctgtgaaagactgcgtaaaaaaaattgtggaaaactttaaaaataatgttcttcaacgtcaaattgcaaaggctttgcaaatctcatcatctacagtgcataacatcatcaaaagattcagagaaactggagaaatctctgtgcgtaagggacaaggccggagacctttattggatgcccgtggtcttcgggctctcagacgacactgcatcactcatcggcatgattgtgtcaatgacattactaaatgggcccaggaatactttcagataccactgtcggtaaacacaatccgccgtgccatcagcagatgccaactaaagctctatcatgcaaaaaggaagccatatgtgaacatggtccagaagcgccgtcgtgtcctgtgggccaaggctcatttaaaatggactatttcaaagtggaatagtgttttatggtcagacgagtccaaatttgacattcttgttggaaatcacggacgccgtgtcctccgggctaaagaggagggagaccttccagcatgttatcagcgttcagttcaaaagccagcatctctgatggtatgggggtgcataagtgcatacggtatgggcagcttgcatgttttggaaggctctgtgaatgctgaaaggtatataaaggttttagagcaacatatgcttccctccaaacaacgtctatttcagggaaggccttgtttatttcagcaggacaatgcaaaaccacatactgcagctataacaacagcatggcttcgtcgtagaagagtccgggtgctaacctggcctgcctgcagtccagatctttcacctatagagaacatttggtgcatcattaaacgaaaaatacgtcaaagacgaccacgaactcttcagcagctggaaatctatataaggcaagaatgggaccaaattccaacagcaaaactccagcaactcatagcctcaatgcccagacgtcttcaaactgttttgaaaagaaaaggagatgctacaccatggtaaacatgccccgtcccaactattttgagacctgtagcagaaatcaaaattgaaatgagctcattttgtgcataaaattgtaaactttctcagtttaaacatttgctatgttatctatgttctattgtgaataaaatattggctcatgtgatttgaaagtcttttagttttcattttattaaaatttaaaaaacgtcccaacttttccggaattcgggttgtaaatcaaAGAAAGCACTAGCACATCACTGATCAGTCTGGTAAATGCCTTATAGAGGACCTGGGCTTGTGACAATCCCATAACAAGCTGGATTTATTGACACTTCCCGGGTGGGCTGGATAGGAATAGCAGGCATGTGTATAAAGTAACCATCAAATGCATATGCTGTGTATTGACCCTTTATAATTATAACCTTGAATCAGACACCAGTAAGTTCTAAATATGAACAGTGTTAAATATGCAGTGTGCTTTCCCTGTCATTTCTCTTCCCAACAACATGATTGTGGAGCCCTGACAGCCAGCTTAAATCTGTAAATAAACTGGGAAGCATCTGCTGGTGTTATCTGCTGCATTTGGTATTATGTTATATTAGGTATTATTATAGTGCAGAGAAAGCTTTTTCAGAGAGAGAAAGTGTCCAACGTCTACATTTGTAATGTGAGGGGACATTAGCATAAAATGGAAAATATGCTTTCCCTTTCAGGCGAATAATGGATAAACATCTCCTAAATGGTAAATGGGTCATTTGAAAAACTCCATAGAGAGAAGCATGTATTTGGAAAAACTTCTGATAAAGggagaaaaagacaaaataaaaaaggaaggaTTTGTCTGgttaatatataaatgtgaatttccccatatatatatatatttctgtgaaTATTCCAAGTTTAAATTCTGCTTCATTATAATGTCAGACATCTGAGAAGAAAGCAAATCTATTTTTATCAAAAGATGGCACACTTATGGGTTTTAATATGAAGTGAAAGTATGTCGAACAAGCTTCATAGGCTCTAAACAAAGCTGTTTTGCTTTGATTTGTCACTGGAGCCAGAGTAAACTCTGGATTTAATGAGGACACATTTTGGGCATTATATGGCACTTCTATGCCAGATGaatttacatgtatgcatttagtagaagagtttatctaaagtgacttacacTGTATTCAAGTTACACACTAccattttcagaattatttgatgaatataaaatttaaaagaacagcatttatttgaaatagaaatcttgtgtAAATCTTTACTgccacatttgatcaatttatgcATCCTTGACCCTAAACTTCTGAATTGTAGTGTATCAGTTCCTACATTCCCTTCCAATCAATGACCTTAGTGTTGCTAGCGTCACAttttactgtttgagctacaggaatctCCAGCATGTGTGGCATTTTGGTTAACAGCTTCATCAGAAAGACCCCAATGGTTCAAATGAGACCAGCAACAAACCAGCACATGGAAATTCATGCAGATCTAAGATGTTTCTTTCAGCAGTAGAATGAAAGATTGCAGCATTATGTGCATTTTAGCTCCCAGCTCATCTATTTACAACCAAATCCTCATTGAAATCCTCCAtgactattgtatttattttactcaaTGTGAATGTTCCTGAGACAAAGAAACTGGAACAGAGACACTGGAGAGATGATAAGGAAGGCAAGAGAAATTATACAGAAAATCTGGATCTGAATAACATTATTTAGAAGATTTGAAGTTGTGCCTGTTTGTATTCTTGCAGAATCCTTTCATATTTATAACAGAGACTGTAAGTGCAAGTACCAATCAAAAGACGGCTTCTCTCCACAGTCGAAAGCATCCTGAAGCTCTTTGACGAGGTTGGCTTGTCCAGGCAAACGGAAGAGCCCTTCTTCTCGTAAACCCCTGTGGCGGATGAAGTCCACACACTGCTCCACCAGCATGGGCGCCATCTTGTTGCCATAACGACGTTCATATCGAACCGTCTCTTCCAACTTCTGACCAAAGATTCCTGAAATACAAACCCATAATTCATAAGGATCAGATAAGCTAAGATTTAGGAACATTCTGATTATTTTACACAATAACTTTGTAATACCCCTGCTGATAAATTGaaatcatttgatttattttaatttcatttcattttacttaACTAGTTATCttattaatgcattaaattgaaagaCCTAAATTACATGTGTATATTTTTGGTGGTtattatcatattttatattttattgaaaatttaaGTAAGCAAATCTTTTAGAgccttaaaaatagttttaacttAAGTGGAAAGACATGTTGAAAAACAATTGATTCCTCTATTCTTGTATGTAGACAAAGGTGAGGAGAGACCTGTTAAAGAAGCCTGATTTAAGCTATTCTTTCAAGTCACGCTCTCTGAGAAGAAAATCGCACACTTCCTCTCCTGCCCTGTTCTTTTGTCTGCATCAGTCGGGCTGAAAACAAGCGTGATTCACATGTGGCATGCATATGAGCAGGGATTAGGCCAGACTTCCTGGAAGCTTTGGATCGGTGGTGCTTTCCGGGTCTCTGGACACAGACATGTGGTACGAGATGGTACAAACTCAACTAAGCCTAGAAGACAGGAAGGGTTTTGCCACCCTTTCCTGCCTaagctgatggagaggaaaaagaGGTTGGAGAGATAAGAGaaacaatatttcacattttctttGAATATTCCCATTCAAAAGAAAGTCTGACTCACCATGTTTGAAGCTAATGTAACTTCTAACTTTACGGAAGAACTTTCTGTGCATGAAACTGTAGTAAAATAATGGATGCAAGAAGGTGCATCCAAACTGTCTGCCTCTGAGCATCTTCAACAATAAATCCAAAGTGGCTTACAATCACACTACTGCTGGAAAATCATCCAAATGTTCTTGGCTAGTGATTTTAGAGTTTCCTTCAATCAAAGTCATGGGAAAAAGCTTTGGGAACTTTGAGAAGATCCATAGCTGGATCTCAACTGGACCTCGAAATAATGAAAGCTAAATGTCTTGACTCATGTACAGCAGATAGTTTTgcttccctgtcaagggaacttcgaactgcgtcctctaggggtcgctttggggaacacctcgtcgtgacccatgtctgaagcatactttgaaaaacgccaacgtgttggctggcgacagcctctgacgtcactaccggcacaactttaaatacgcgcccgtaggacccgtcacttatcttcttcatcttcattgactgttttgtttgaagcgtgcatctgagaaacgaccaaaatggtaagagcgatctatcattgttatcatggcatccactagcaaggcgtttaaacagtgtgtgcatccatgtcagcgttatttgacacctgatgacacacacagtctttgcctttgcgtctcttgtttggccgaagagcacgcgcgcgatgtccttgagggggcaatctgcgtgcactgcgagcgtttttctgggAAAAAgttccgctctcgtttgtctctcttttcgaggaaagagggacagccatctggttcccgcggctcaggacctgccgttgccgaggcacagaggagaatgagctcatggggatcacaggtggatctcactgaggagtgtagagggggacttttcctttcacactctttggcagcaaacgagagtgaacttcaggaggaagatgcgttgtcattaacccattctgatactgaagttagtgctctgctgggttctacccagaaagagcaggagatatctgagagtggcgaagaagctgaggctgagccttctcaatcctcctgccctgcgtatggggagctgttagaggttgtggattgcgccacggcaaaattaaacttgccatggaagcgtgcctgAAAAGTGACGCCgggaggtcgcctcgatgagcgttatttgtctgaccatagccctccagcccaggtgagccttccattcttgcctgacttacatgcagaagtcgaaaaggaaaagaagaggccgttttcctctcgcatccatcggtttcaacatacgagttatgctaatatcgagggcatgcacgaaaac from Carassius carassius chromosome 47, fCarCar2.1, whole genome shotgun sequence harbors:
- the LOC132130045 gene encoding rho GTPase-activating protein 24-like isoform X1; the protein is MDEQAGSAGNSPHHGHGSVRQDVLRCGWLRKQGGFVKTWHTRWFVLRRDQLYYYKDEDETKALGTIFLPGNRVTEHPSNGEEGGKFLFEVIPGGDRERMTSNHETYLLMASTQNDMEDWVKSIRRVIWAPFGGGIFGQKLEETVRYERRYGNKMAPMLVEQCVDFIRHRGLREEGLFRLPGQANLVKELQDAFDCGEKPSFDCNTDVHTVASLLKLYLRELPEPVIPFCKYEEFLACTKLLSKDQDAGMKELRKQVEGLPTVNYNLLKYICKFLDEVQSYSGVNKMSVQNLATVFGPNILRPKVEDPVTIMEGTALVQQLMAALIGQHDVLFPPDEDHSSTLELVNNNNNETQKRPTNGQLQNKENNNTSGVRQCTWDAPESPSRVPLDNGSPRSGSPRNGFTGQRFEVARSPPLAVKKNPAFCKGSGIVTNGSFSSSSSSLGDTNQEKSQALANMGTLHARRTGAIKGSGTKMGVQNSIVRMGVSSTDVTNGTLNGRNGLWVPNGHATMREAKSRDAEHQQNRLSTYDNVHIHQQQMTQPCLSSSCEDKQSLDSATWSTSSCEISLPGNSTSCRSSTTTCPEQDFFGNNFEDPLLDGPVQADSGPAVDDREQRTSNNGGRGSRGTSSSDNSETFAITNGPTNHSALHSLVASLKQEMLKQKSEYEARIKSLELRNLELETVMANLHEEIDQEKKKYTMVEIKLRNAERAKDDAEKRNEMLQKEMEQFFSTFGDLTAEPRRPDRANTIWIQ
- the LOC132130045 gene encoding rho GTPase-activating protein 24-like isoform X3 → MSRISKGGDRERMTSNHETYLLMASTQNDMEDWVKSIRRVIWAPFGGGIFGQKLEETVRYERRYGNKMAPMLVEQCVDFIRHRGLREEGLFRLPGQANLVKELQDAFDCGEKPSFDCNTDVHTVASLLKLYLRELPEPVIPFCKYEEFLACTKLLSKDQDAGMKELRKQVEGLPTVNYNLLKYICKFLDEVQSYSGVNKMSVQNLATVFGPNILRPKVEDPVTIMEGTALVQQLMAALIGQHDVLFPPDEDHSSTLELVNNNNNETQKRPTNGQLQNKENNNTSGVRQCTWDAPESPSRVPLDNGSPRSGSPRNGFTGQRFEVARSPPLAVKKNPAFCKGSGIVTNGSFSSSSSSLGDTNQEKSQALANMGTLHARRTGAIKGSGTKMGVQNSIVRMGVSSTDVTNGTLNGRNGLWVPNGHATMREAKSRDAEHQQNRLSTYDNVHIHQQQMTQPCLSSSCEDKQSLDSATWSTSSCEISLPGNSTSCRSSTTTCPEQDFFGNNFEDPLLDGPVQADSGPAVDDREQRTSNNGGRGSRGTSSSDNSETFAITNGPTNHSALHSLVASLKQEMLKQKSEYEARIKSLELRNLELETVMANLHEEIDQEKKKYTMVEIKLRNAERAKDDAEKRNEMLQKEMEQFFSTFGDLTAEPRRPDRANTIWIQ
- the LOC132130045 gene encoding rho GTPase-activating protein 24-like isoform X4, yielding MTSNHETYLLMASTQNDMEDWVKSIRRVIWAPFGGGIFGQKLEETVRYERRYGNKMAPMLVEQCVDFIRHRGLREEGLFRLPGQANLVKELQDAFDCGEKPSFDCNTDVHTVASLLKLYLRELPEPVIPFCKYEEFLACTKLLSKDQDAGMKELRKQVEGLPTVNYNLLKYICKFLDEVQSYSGVNKMSVQNLATVFGPNILRPKVEDPVTIMEGTALVQQLMAALIGQHDVLFPPDEDHSSTLELVNNNNNETQKRPTNGQLQNKENNNTSGVRQCTWDAPESPSRVPLDNGSPRSGSPRNGFTGQRFEVARSPPLAVKKNPAFCKGSGIVTNGSFSSSSSSLGDTNQEKSQALANMGTLHARRTGAIKGSGTKMGVQNSIVRMGVSSTDVTNGTLNGRNGLWVPNGHATMREAKSRDAEHQQNRLSTYDNVHIHQQQMTQPCLSSSCEDKQSLDSATWSTSSCEISLPGNSTSCRSSTTTCPEQDFFGNNFEDPLLDGPVQADSGPAVDDREQRTSNNGGRGSRGTSSSDNSETFAITNGPTNHSALHSLVASLKQEMLKQKSEYEARIKSLELRNLELETVMANLHEEIDQEKKKYTMVEIKLRNAERAKDDAEKRNEMLQKEMEQFFSTFGDLTAEPRRPDRANTIWIQ
- the LOC132130045 gene encoding rho GTPase-activating protein 24-like isoform X2, with protein sequence MEVMQPVGHQLSPFGTSGCLSASAGGDRERMTSNHETYLLMASTQNDMEDWVKSIRRVIWAPFGGGIFGQKLEETVRYERRYGNKMAPMLVEQCVDFIRHRGLREEGLFRLPGQANLVKELQDAFDCGEKPSFDCNTDVHTVASLLKLYLRELPEPVIPFCKYEEFLACTKLLSKDQDAGMKELRKQVEGLPTVNYNLLKYICKFLDEVQSYSGVNKMSVQNLATVFGPNILRPKVEDPVTIMEGTALVQQLMAALIGQHDVLFPPDEDHSSTLELVNNNNNETQKRPTNGQLQNKENNNTSGVRQCTWDAPESPSRVPLDNGSPRSGSPRNGFTGQRFEVARSPPLAVKKNPAFCKGSGIVTNGSFSSSSSSLGDTNQEKSQALANMGTLHARRTGAIKGSGTKMGVQNSIVRMGVSSTDVTNGTLNGRNGLWVPNGHATMREAKSRDAEHQQNRLSTYDNVHIHQQQMTQPCLSSSCEDKQSLDSATWSTSSCEISLPGNSTSCRSSTTTCPEQDFFGNNFEDPLLDGPVQADSGPAVDDREQRTSNNGGRGSRGTSSSDNSETFAITNGPTNHSALHSLVASLKQEMLKQKSEYEARIKSLELRNLELETVMANLHEEIDQEKKKYTMVEIKLRNAERAKDDAEKRNEMLQKEMEQFFSTFGDLTAEPRRPDRANTIWIQ